The following proteins are encoded in a genomic region of Synechococcus sp. ROS8604:
- a CDS encoding tetratricopeptide repeat protein encodes MTEVGTPYMSRRTSAIAAVLSLVALGAPLIAGCRAQSNVAGEVSNISADSNSDDILAIKNEIAELSLSIDTNPQDANAYNDRGVAKFKLKDIQGSILDFNRAIEINPSYSAFYSNRGNARLELNDIQGAISDYSIAIEINPNNANALYNRGNAKFKIKDAEGAISDLSNAIAINPQFAAAHVNLASAKLEFKNDPQGAIVDFNKALLLDPNNAYAYNNRGLAKHKLNDLQGAILDYNKSIDIDPHDSDNYFKRGNAKFALKDIKGSIIDYSNAIKIDSSSPDYYSNRGIAKDYLGDYQGAIADSNKAIVINPQFAPAYSNRANAKIGLKDSHGACADFKKAASLDHKATIQYLSSENGSWCLNMR; translated from the coding sequence TTGACGGAAGTAGGCACCCCATATATGTCTCGCAGGACTTCTGCCATTGCTGCTGTCCTTTCGCTGGTTGCGCTTGGGGCACCTTTGATTGCTGGGTGTCGTGCTCAATCGAATGTTGCTGGGGAAGTTTCTAATATTTCTGCAGATTCAAACAGTGATGATATTCTTGCTATTAAGAATGAGATTGCTGAACTCTCATTGTCAATAGATACTAACCCTCAAGATGCCAATGCTTACAATGATCGTGGTGTCGCAAAGTTCAAATTAAAGGATATTCAGGGTTCAATTCTTGATTTCAATAGGGCAATAGAGATCAATCCTAGTTATTCCGCTTTCTACTCTAATCGAGGTAATGCTAGGTTGGAGTTGAATGATATTCAAGGAGCAATCTCAGACTATAGTATAGCAATAGAGATCAATCCGAATAATGCCAATGCCCTATACAATCGTGGTAATGCTAAGTTTAAGATCAAGGATGCTGAAGGCGCAATCTCTGATTTAAGCAACGCAATTGCAATTAATCCACAGTTTGCTGCTGCTCATGTAAATCTTGCTAGTGCCAAGTTGGAATTCAAGAATGATCCGCAAGGGGCAATTGTTGATTTCAATAAAGCACTATTGCTTGATCCAAACAATGCATACGCTTATAATAATCGAGGTCTCGCTAAGCATAAGTTAAATGATTTGCAAGGAGCAATTCTCGATTACAATAAATCGATTGATATTGATCCGCATGACTCTGATAATTATTTTAAGCGAGGTAATGCCAAGTTTGCGTTAAAGGATATTAAAGGGTCAATTATTGATTACAGCAATGCGATAAAGATTGATTCATCTTCTCCTGACTATTATTCAAACCGTGGGATTGCCAAGGATTATTTGGGGGATTATCAAGGAGCAATTGCTGATTCTAACAAGGCAATTGTAATTAATCCTCAGTTTGCCCCCGCCTATTCGAATCGCGCTAATGCCAAGATTGGATTAAAAGATTCTCATGGAGCATGTGCCGACTTCAAAAAAGCAGCGTCTCTTGATCATAAAGCAACTATCCAATACTTAAGCAGTGAAAATGGTTCATGGTGCCTTAATATGCGATGA